In Mesorhizobium sp. 113-3-3, a genomic segment contains:
- a CDS encoding ABC transporter permease gives MAERSPATRRTLWLVLTLVFAFLYIPIAVLVALSFNEGGLPTAWSGFSLKWYAALAHNSAILSAALNTLIVALVSTAIATLLGTLLAIGVEMRRQYGRGLEALIFAPMIIPDIVLAIALLSFFSMLNLTMGLHTIILAHVVFNLAFVCSVVRARLKSFDWSIVEASADLGASALTTFRRVTLPVILPAVIAGALLAFTLSVDEFIIAFFTAGAGRASTTLPMQIYAMIRFGITPEINALATIVMAVSITALTLSQRLNRGMIGQ, from the coding sequence ATGGCTGAGCGCTCTCCGGCGACGCGGCGCACGCTCTGGCTTGTGCTCACCCTCGTCTTCGCCTTCCTCTACATCCCGATCGCCGTGCTGGTGGCACTCTCCTTCAACGAAGGCGGATTGCCGACGGCGTGGTCGGGCTTTTCGCTGAAATGGTACGCCGCGCTGGCCCACAATTCCGCGATCCTGTCCGCCGCGCTCAACACGCTGATCGTGGCGCTGGTCTCCACGGCCATCGCCACCTTGCTCGGCACGCTGCTGGCGATCGGCGTCGAGATGCGCCGGCAATATGGCAGAGGGTTGGAAGCGCTGATCTTCGCGCCGATGATCATTCCCGACATCGTGTTGGCAATCGCATTGCTGTCGTTCTTCTCCATGCTCAACCTGACCATGGGCCTGCACACCATCATCCTCGCCCATGTCGTCTTCAACCTCGCTTTCGTCTGCTCGGTGGTGCGTGCCCGGCTGAAGAGCTTCGACTGGTCGATCGTCGAGGCCTCCGCCGATCTCGGCGCCTCCGCGCTCACCACGTTCCGGCGCGTGACCTTGCCGGTCATCCTGCCGGCGGTGATCGCCGGTGCGCTGCTCGCCTTCACGCTGTCGGTCGACGAGTTCATCATTGCCTTCTTCACCGCGGGCGCTGGCCGCGCCTCGACCACGCTGCCGATGCAGATCTACGCCATGATCCGCTTCGGCATCACGCCGGAGATCAACGCGCTGGCGACCATCGTCATGGCGGTCTCCATCACCGCGCTGACCCTGTCGCAGCGGCTCAACCGGGGAATGATCGGCCAATGA
- a CDS encoding cupin domain-containing protein, whose protein sequence is MSTPHWLQASTVELEDWGAGSNTLAGAPRASGKILSQNPDGSSECGLWSCTPGTRKVTFAADEFCHFLSGHGSYVHDNGEEIPVAAGTLVFFPAGWTGISVITQTLTKAFMCR, encoded by the coding sequence ATGTCGACACCGCATTGGCTGCAGGCCTCGACCGTGGAACTGGAGGATTGGGGCGCGGGCAGCAACACGCTTGCCGGCGCGCCGCGCGCCTCCGGCAAGATCCTGTCGCAGAACCCGGATGGATCGAGCGAGTGTGGCCTGTGGTCCTGCACGCCGGGCACCCGCAAGGTCACCTTCGCCGCCGACGAGTTCTGCCATTTCCTGTCGGGTCACGGCAGCTATGTCCACGACAATGGCGAAGAAATCCCGGTCGCGGCCGGAACGCTCGTGTTCTTCCCCGCCGGCTGGACCGGCATCTCCGTCATCACGCAAACGCTGACCAAGGCCTTCATGTGCCGGTGA
- a CDS encoding ABC transporter permease: MAPALVWLTALMVVPCALVLALAFFRRGIYGGIDYTFTLENFGLVFDPLYAGIFLKSARIAGTATLIAVVIGYTAAYAIAAAPRRWQPVFLFFAVLPFWSNYLIRTYAWIVLLNREGLITQLLRWFGYTGEPPSMLYTEGAVIAGLVYNYLPFVILACYAPLSRLNPELAEASRDLGASAATTFRRVILPLTVPGIAAGAVFVFVLSIGNFVTPALLGGGRFQMIGNLVYDQFLTANDWPFGAALAMALIAIMLLVLMAQAMAANRASGQAAQAAGDTDG; the protein is encoded by the coding sequence ATGGCCCCGGCGCTGGTCTGGCTGACCGCGCTGATGGTGGTGCCGTGCGCGCTGGTGCTGGCGCTCGCCTTCTTCCGGCGCGGCATCTATGGCGGCATCGACTACACTTTCACGCTGGAGAATTTCGGGCTGGTCTTCGACCCGCTCTACGCCGGCATTTTCCTCAAATCCGCGCGCATCGCCGGCACCGCCACGCTGATCGCGGTGGTGATCGGCTATACCGCCGCCTACGCCATCGCAGCCGCACCGCGCCGCTGGCAGCCCGTGTTCCTGTTCTTCGCCGTGCTGCCGTTCTGGTCCAACTATCTGATCCGCACCTATGCCTGGATCGTGCTGCTCAACCGCGAGGGCCTGATCACCCAACTCCTCCGCTGGTTCGGCTATACCGGCGAACCGCCATCGATGCTCTACACCGAAGGCGCGGTCATCGCCGGCCTGGTCTACAACTATCTGCCCTTCGTCATCCTCGCCTGCTACGCGCCGCTGTCGCGGCTCAACCCGGAACTCGCCGAAGCCTCGCGCGATCTCGGCGCCTCGGCCGCCACCACCTTCCGCCGTGTCATCCTGCCGCTGACCGTGCCCGGCATCGCCGCCGGCGCGGTCTTCGTCTTCGTGCTGTCGATCGGCAATTTCGTCACCCCGGCGCTGCTCGGCGGCGGCCGTTTCCAGATGATCGGCAATCTCGTCTACGACCAGTTCCTGACCGCCAATGACTGGCCGTTCGGCGCCGCGCTCGCCATGGCGCTGATCGCCATCATGCTGCTGGTGCTGATGGCGCAAGCGATGGCCGCCAATCGCGCCTCGGGGCAGGCAGCGCAGGCTGCGGGAGACACAGATGGCTGA
- a CDS encoding LysR family transcriptional regulator: MKRSHLPLNGLRAFEAAARHLSFTGAGLELRVTQAAVSHQVKGLEEVLGVRLFRRLPHGLALSEEGEALLPVLSDAFNRISVTLDRFEGGRFHDIVTVGVVGTFASGWLIPRLPLFHQAYPDIELRISTNNNRVNLAADGLDFAIRFGDGSWQGTDNTPLLPGSFSPACAPDIAARLRDPSDLVRETLLCSYREDEWLRWFEAAGRHCPPIKGIVFDSSVTMANAAVQGAGVALLPVSMFSRELGSGQLVQPFASTVDVGRYWLSARRRRQHSQAMTTFSDWLRAEATQSANALAAVDHQRLAGHEG; encoded by the coding sequence ATGAAACGATCGCATCTTCCGCTGAACGGCTTGCGCGCCTTCGAGGCCGCCGCCCGGCATCTCTCCTTCACCGGCGCCGGTCTCGAACTGCGCGTCACCCAGGCCGCCGTCAGCCATCAGGTCAAGGGCCTCGAGGAGGTGCTTGGCGTCCGGCTTTTCCGCCGGCTGCCGCACGGTCTTGCCCTGAGCGAGGAAGGCGAGGCCTTGCTTCCGGTGCTGAGCGATGCCTTCAACAGGATCAGCGTGACGCTCGACCGTTTCGAGGGCGGCCGCTTCCACGACATCGTCACCGTCGGTGTCGTCGGCACTTTCGCTTCGGGCTGGCTGATCCCTCGTTTGCCGCTGTTCCACCAGGCCTATCCGGATATCGAATTGCGGATCTCGACCAACAACAACCGGGTCAACCTCGCCGCCGACGGTCTCGACTTCGCCATCCGATTCGGCGACGGCTCCTGGCAGGGAACCGACAACACGCCGCTGCTGCCGGGTTCGTTCTCGCCGGCCTGCGCGCCCGACATCGCCGCGCGCCTGCGCGACCCCTCCGATCTCGTGCGCGAAACGCTGCTCTGCTCCTACCGGGAGGACGAATGGCTGCGCTGGTTCGAGGCGGCGGGACGGCATTGCCCGCCGATCAAGGGCATCGTCTTCGATTCCTCCGTCACCATGGCCAACGCCGCTGTCCAGGGCGCCGGCGTGGCGCTGTTGCCGGTCTCGATGTTCAGCCGTGAGCTTGGCTCCGGCCAGTTGGTGCAACCCTTCGCCAGCACGGTCGATGTCGGACGCTACTGGCTGTCGGCAAGGCGCCGGCGCCAGCACTCACAGGCGATGACCACCTTCTCCGACTGGCTGAGAGCCGAGGCAACTCAATCAGCCAATGCTCTCGCCGCCGTCGATCACCAGCGCCTGGCCGGTCATGAAGGATGA
- a CDS encoding aldehyde dehydrogenase family protein — MDFDPDRPTFFVNPDYRPMASASKAVIDPATLETVGAIAAASDGEIDAVLTAATKAQVAWKKLDAKSRAKHLHAVANAIETADFTRCAELMVREMGKPYPEAIGEIANCAPIFRYYAEMARDDAGKVAGTTQAGSFQYARYEPYGVSVHIMPYNFPILLMCWTVAASLAAGNACIIKPAEATTLSTLDYMAVFRSLPEGLVSCLPGAAATAQALIASDRTHAVAFTGSVAAGKAVAVACAERMKPCVIEAGGSDPLIISKHAPLDVAAAGSVTAAFHLTGQVCTSAERFFVVDAVHDRFVELFAEKTRALRIGNGMDRTEIGPLVSEAARAKVMRLVDDAIAHGAKAVTGGRIPPAHNTGWFYEPTILTSVTPDMAIVREECFGPVAAICRVKDFDEAIRQANDSPFGLGASVFTTDLAEAHEAAERLEAGMVWVNNPLIDNDALPFGGWKASGLGRELGRQGLDAFRRSKMVIIDHKPAIQDWWYPYPDSWFRETGGRKHV; from the coding sequence ATGGATTTCGACCCTGACCGGCCGACCTTCTTCGTCAATCCGGACTACCGGCCGATGGCCAGTGCAAGCAAAGCAGTGATCGATCCGGCAACGCTGGAAACGGTCGGCGCCATCGCGGCGGCTAGCGATGGCGAGATCGACGCCGTGCTCACCGCGGCAACCAAGGCGCAAGTCGCCTGGAAAAAGCTCGACGCCAAGAGCCGGGCAAAACATCTGCATGCGGTCGCCAACGCCATCGAGACGGCTGACTTCACCCGCTGCGCCGAGCTGATGGTGCGCGAGATGGGCAAGCCCTATCCGGAAGCGATCGGCGAGATCGCCAATTGCGCGCCGATCTTCCGCTATTATGCCGAGATGGCGCGCGACGATGCCGGCAAGGTCGCCGGCACGACGCAGGCCGGCTCGTTCCAATATGCGCGCTACGAGCCCTACGGCGTCTCCGTCCACATCATGCCCTACAACTTTCCGATCCTGCTGATGTGCTGGACCGTTGCGGCCTCGCTCGCCGCCGGCAATGCCTGCATCATCAAGCCGGCCGAAGCGACGACGCTGTCGACGCTGGATTACATGGCGGTGTTCCGCTCGCTTCCTGAGGGCCTGGTCTCCTGCCTGCCCGGCGCGGCCGCGACCGCCCAGGCGCTGATAGCTTCCGATCGCACCCATGCGGTCGCCTTCACCGGCTCGGTTGCCGCCGGCAAGGCGGTGGCGGTCGCTTGCGCCGAGCGCATGAAGCCTTGCGTCATCGAGGCCGGCGGCAGCGATCCGCTGATTATTAGCAAGCACGCCCCGCTCGACGTCGCCGCGGCCGGCAGCGTCACCGCAGCCTTCCACCTCACCGGCCAGGTCTGCACCTCGGCGGAACGCTTCTTCGTCGTCGACGCCGTGCATGACCGCTTCGTCGAGTTGTTCGCCGAGAAGACGCGGGCGTTGCGCATCGGCAATGGCATGGACAGGACCGAGATCGGTCCGCTGGTCAGTGAGGCGGCTCGTGCCAAGGTCATGCGTCTCGTCGACGATGCCATCGCGCACGGCGCCAAGGCCGTCACCGGCGGGCGCATCCCGCCGGCGCACAACACCGGCTGGTTCTACGAGCCCACCATCCTGACCAGTGTCACCCCTGACATGGCCATAGTGCGCGAAGAGTGCTTCGGCCCGGTCGCCGCCATCTGCCGCGTCAAGGATTTCGACGAGGCGATCCGGCAGGCCAATGACAGCCCGTTCGGGCTCGGCGCCTCGGTGTTCACCACGGATCTCGCCGAAGCGCATGAGGCGGCCGAACGGCTGGAGGCCGGCATGGTCTGGGTCAACAACCCACTGATCGACAACGACGCCCTGCCCTTCGGCGGCTGGAAAGCCTCAGGCCTCGGGCGCGAACTCGGCCGCCAGGGGCTCGACGCCTTCCGCCGCTCCAAAATGGTCATCATCGACCACAAGCCGGCGATCCAGGACTGGTGGTACCCCTACCCGGACAGCTGGTTCCGCGAGACCGGCGGCCGCAAGCACGTGTGA
- a CDS encoding ABC transporter ATP-binding protein, giving the protein MSEPRTLLAIDHVSKNFGRVTAVDGISLDIRENEFFALLGPSGCGKTTLLRMLAGFETPSDGRILLDDKDIARTPPNKRPVNLMFQSYALFPHMSVRANVSYGLEMERLPAKEIRSRVDAILATTELVPFADRKPEQLSGGQKQRVALARALVKRPRLLLLDEPLGALDKKLRGAMQLELKRLQHEVGITFVIVTHDQEESLVMADRMAVLKDGRLLQCDTPHAIYEHPADRFVADFIGVMNFVPGKAAADGVVAANGARITGKVPAILSPGASAVASVRPERIRLFPEAETANRTTGTVEALAYHGLDLQLHVRTALSPKPFLVRVTADAADRRPVSSGDQVELGWDPADVRIFAE; this is encoded by the coding sequence ATGAGCGAACCGCGCACGCTCCTGGCCATCGACCATGTGTCGAAGAATTTCGGCCGGGTCACCGCCGTCGACGGCATCTCGCTCGACATCAGGGAAAACGAATTCTTCGCCCTGCTCGGCCCCTCGGGCTGCGGCAAGACCACGCTCTTGCGCATGCTGGCCGGTTTCGAGACGCCGAGCGACGGCCGCATCCTGCTCGACGACAAGGACATCGCCAGGACCCCGCCCAACAAGCGGCCGGTGAACCTGATGTTCCAGTCCTACGCGCTGTTCCCGCATATGAGCGTGCGCGCCAATGTCTCCTACGGCCTGGAGATGGAACGTCTGCCGGCTAAGGAAATCCGCTCCCGCGTCGACGCCATCCTGGCGACCACAGAACTCGTCCCTTTCGCAGACCGCAAGCCGGAGCAATTGTCGGGCGGACAGAAGCAGCGCGTCGCCTTGGCCCGTGCCCTGGTCAAACGGCCCCGGCTGCTGCTGCTCGACGAACCGCTCGGCGCCCTCGACAAGAAGCTGCGCGGCGCCATGCAGCTTGAGCTGAAGCGCCTGCAGCATGAAGTCGGCATCACCTTCGTCATCGTCACCCACGACCAGGAGGAATCGCTGGTCATGGCTGACCGCATGGCGGTGCTCAAGGACGGCAGGCTGCTGCAATGCGACACGCCGCACGCGATCTATGAACATCCCGCCGACCGCTTCGTCGCAGACTTCATCGGCGTGATGAATTTCGTGCCCGGCAAGGCCGCCGCTGACGGCGTGGTCGCGGCAAACGGCGCGCGCATCACCGGCAAGGTTCCCGCCATACTTTCCCCAGGTGCATCCGCGGTTGCCTCGGTGCGGCCCGAACGTATCCGGCTGTTTCCCGAGGCTGAGACCGCCAACCGCACGACCGGCACGGTCGAGGCGCTGGCCTATCATGGCCTCGACCTGCAGCTGCATGTCCGCACTGCCCTGTCGCCCAAACCGTTCCTGGTGCGTGTCACCGCCGATGCCGCCGACCGCAGGCCGGTTTCGTCAGGCGACCAGGTCGAACTCGGCTGGGATCCCGCCGATGTCAGAATTTTCGCAGAATGA
- a CDS encoding SDR family NAD(P)-dependent oxidoreductase: protein MILKDRIAVVTGAGSGIGRAGAMIMAREGAVVVIADRDHASGEATASDIRAAGGRAEAIATDVSDDADVDKLLAGTLDRHGRIDILHNHAGIQVGGTLTEVGTDGMDASWRVNVRAQFLAARIVMPTMIAQGGGVILNTASNSGVFYDREMIAYATSKHAVVAMTRQMSLDYARHNVRVNALCPGWVDTPFNEPFIAQMGGREAIETYVRTKIPMGRWASAEEIAEAILFLVSDRSSFMTGQALVIDGGESIG, encoded by the coding sequence ATGATCCTCAAAGACCGCATCGCCGTGGTGACAGGCGCCGGTTCCGGCATCGGTCGTGCCGGCGCCATGATCATGGCCAGGGAAGGCGCAGTGGTGGTCATCGCCGACAGGGACCATGCCAGCGGCGAGGCGACGGCGTCGGATATCCGCGCGGCTGGCGGCAGGGCCGAGGCCATTGCCACCGACGTCTCGGATGACGCTGATGTCGACAAGCTCCTTGCCGGCACGCTCGACAGGCATGGCCGTATCGACATCCTGCACAATCACGCCGGCATCCAGGTCGGCGGCACGCTGACCGAGGTCGGGACCGATGGCATGGATGCGTCGTGGCGCGTCAATGTGCGGGCGCAGTTCCTGGCGGCGCGGATCGTCATGCCGACGATGATCGCGCAAGGCGGCGGCGTCATCCTCAACACCGCTTCCAATTCGGGCGTGTTCTACGATCGCGAGATGATCGCTTATGCGACGTCGAAACATGCGGTGGTGGCGATGACCAGGCAGATGTCGCTCGACTATGCCCGCCACAATGTCCGCGTCAACGCGCTCTGCCCCGGCTGGGTCGACACGCCGTTCAATGAGCCTTTCATCGCCCAGATGGGCGGCCGCGAGGCGATCGAAACCTATGTCCGCACCAAAATCCCGATGGGGCGCTGGGCGAGCGCGGAAGAAATCGCCGAGGCGATCCTGTTCCTGGTCTCCGACCGCTCATCCTTCATGACCGGCCAGGCGCTGGTGATCGACGGCGGCGAGAGCATTGGCTGA
- a CDS encoding cupin domain-containing protein — translation MTTPIMQSPLAVTDLVDWGVIPTMIEGQSHTSGKLLHKGPEGRSECGLWVCTPGKWHCHVTRDEFCHFLEGRCTYVHESGEVIEIEPDTAAFFPQDWKGICTVHETIKKVYMIR, via the coding sequence ATGACCACGCCAATCATGCAATCGCCTCTCGCCGTCACCGACCTCGTCGACTGGGGCGTCATCCCGACCATGATCGAGGGGCAGTCCCATACTTCGGGCAAGCTGCTCCACAAGGGACCCGAAGGCCGCTCCGAATGCGGCCTGTGGGTCTGCACCCCTGGCAAATGGCACTGCCACGTCACGCGCGACGAGTTCTGCCACTTCCTCGAAGGCCGCTGCACCTATGTGCACGAATCCGGCGAAGTGATCGAGATCGAGCCGGACACGGCGGCCTTCTTCCCGCAGGATTGGAAGGGCATCTGCACCGTCCATGAGACGATCAAGAAGGTCTACATGATCCGCTGA
- the bla gene encoding class A beta-lactamase, translating to MDMTSRRSFIGGLAMVLTAPITLGAMAKAATSPTKFDGLAPKIRRIEAKSGGRLGVACRIAGTTVQFGYRENELFPMCSTFKALAAALILHRVDGGIEQLDRSIEVPHDAIIANSPTTKKFAGGTMTVAQLCEAAVTVSDNGAANLLLASFGGPPQLTAYLRSIGDTVTRLDRIEPELNESTPGDARDTTSPLAMIDDYERLTLGDSLSQRGRAQLVEWLVANKTGDDRIRAGLPKDWKCGDKTGTGAHGSTNDAAVIWPTSGSPVLMSVYLTGTEQSLAKRNAVIASVSRALVEAIEA from the coding sequence ATGGACATGACGAGCAGACGCAGTTTCATCGGTGGTCTCGCAATGGTTTTGACGGCCCCCATCACGCTTGGCGCGATGGCGAAGGCGGCAACAAGCCCGACAAAATTTGATGGGCTGGCGCCGAAAATAAGGCGGATCGAGGCGAAAAGCGGTGGCCGGCTTGGCGTGGCCTGCCGGATCGCCGGAACGACGGTTCAGTTCGGCTATCGCGAGAACGAGCTGTTCCCGATGTGCAGCACCTTCAAGGCGCTGGCGGCCGCACTGATCCTGCATCGTGTCGATGGCGGCATCGAACAACTCGACCGCAGCATAGAGGTGCCGCATGACGCCATCATCGCCAATTCCCCGACGACCAAGAAGTTCGCCGGCGGCACTATGACGGTGGCACAGCTCTGCGAGGCCGCGGTGACGGTCAGCGACAATGGCGCGGCCAATCTGCTGCTGGCTTCCTTTGGCGGGCCGCCGCAGCTGACCGCCTATCTGCGCTCGATCGGCGACACGGTGACGAGGCTCGACCGGATCGAACCGGAGCTGAACGAGTCGACACCGGGCGACGCGCGCGACACGACCTCGCCGCTGGCCATGATCGACGACTACGAACGTCTCACCCTCGGCGACAGCCTCTCGCAAAGGGGCCGGGCGCAGCTTGTCGAGTGGCTGGTGGCCAACAAGACCGGCGACGACCGCATCAGGGCAGGATTGCCGAAAGACTGGAAATGCGGTGACAAGACCGGCACCGGCGCGCATGGCAGCACCAATGACGCGGCGGTCATCTGGCCGACGTCAGGCAGTCCAGTTCTGATGTCGGTCTACCTGACCGGCACCGAGCAAAGCCTGGCCAAGCGGAATGCAGTGATTGCCTCGGTCTCGCGGGCTTTGGTCGAAGCGATCGAGGCGTGA
- a CDS encoding cupin domain-containing protein, whose translation MTSSAPHLHHASTRTDLVDWGAQPDALEGASHSTGRLVHKGPNNQPESGIWVCTPGRWRLSIPRDELCHFVAGRATYRSDVGEVIEVSAGTVVMFPAGWTGECAVHETMRNVYMLA comes from the coding sequence GTGACCTCCTCCGCCCCGCACCTCCACCACGCATCCACCCGCACCGATCTCGTCGACTGGGGCGCCCAGCCCGACGCATTGGAAGGCGCCTCGCATTCCACCGGCAGGCTGGTGCATAAGGGGCCGAACAACCAGCCGGAATCCGGCATCTGGGTGTGCACGCCGGGCCGCTGGCGGCTCTCGATCCCGCGCGATGAATTGTGCCATTTCGTCGCCGGCCGCGCGACCTACCGCTCGGATGTCGGCGAAGTGATAGAAGTGTCGGCCGGGACCGTGGTCATGTTCCCTGCCGGCTGGACGGGTGAATGCGCGGTGCACGAGACCATGCGCAACGTCTACATGCTGGCTTGA
- a CDS encoding ABC transporter permease gives MRAFVIAVFAFLYLPIALVVLFSFNAGHHASEFTGFSVQWYGKALSNPFLVEALKNSLFIATTSALLAAVFGTAAALGLARVGVRTRAVFDALLGAAIVVPGVVIGISTLVALVQLFGVVNPFLASIWPDDQPPKLSLGYGSIIAAHGLFSMALVTMIVGTRLGSLDRNLVEASSDLYATPLTTFRSIVLPQIMPAVVAGFLLAFTFSFDDFIIAFFVAGAQTTLPIYVFASIRRGVTPEINAIATIVLVASVLLVVLAQWQLRQRKPSN, from the coding sequence ATGCGCGCCTTCGTCATTGCCGTCTTTGCCTTCCTCTATTTGCCGATCGCGCTTGTCGTGCTGTTTTCCTTCAATGCCGGCCACCATGCCAGCGAGTTCACCGGCTTTTCGGTGCAGTGGTACGGCAAGGCGCTGTCGAACCCGTTCCTGGTCGAGGCGCTGAAGAACAGCCTGTTCATCGCCACCACCAGCGCGCTTCTGGCGGCAGTGTTCGGCACTGCAGCAGCTCTCGGCCTGGCGCGCGTTGGTGTGCGGACCCGTGCGGTCTTCGACGCGCTGCTGGGTGCGGCGATCGTCGTCCCCGGTGTCGTCATCGGCATCTCGACGCTGGTCGCGCTCGTCCAACTGTTCGGCGTGGTCAATCCGTTCCTTGCCTCGATCTGGCCTGACGATCAGCCGCCCAAGCTGTCGCTTGGCTATGGGTCGATCATCGCCGCGCACGGCCTGTTCTCGATGGCGCTGGTGACGATGATCGTCGGCACGCGGCTGGGCAGTCTAGACCGCAACCTGGTCGAGGCCTCGAGCGATCTCTACGCCACGCCGCTGACGACGTTCCGTTCGATCGTCCTGCCGCAGATCATGCCGGCGGTGGTCGCCGGCTTCCTGCTCGCCTTCACCTTTTCCTTCGACGATTTCATCATCGCCTTCTTCGTCGCCGGCGCGCAGACGACGCTGCCGATCTATGTCTTCGCCTCGATCCGGCGCGGGGTGACGCCGGAGATCAACGCCATCGCGACGATCGTGCTCGTCGCTTCCGTGCTGCTCGTGGTGCTTGCCCAATGGCAGCTGCGCCAGCGCAAGCCGTCCAACTGA
- a CDS encoding glycosyltransferase, whose translation MAQKTIAFFPEAAYGPALNSVGIAQAVEARGHKAVFLSDPGFVEVYRGYGFEAHPVNLSEPMPPEQMAKFWEDFINGHIPNFRKSPYDQVDNYVKDCWTAIVDSAKWAQKDLPGVLAAIKPDVICVDNVILFPAIKQFGKPWVRVISCSENEIEDEDIPPHLSGCGENDHAGHQRYRDHFNAVIKPIHDDFNAFLKANNEAPYPVGQFFEASPYLNLLLYPEAAKFKRRHPLAPRQFQYLEGCVRQEKPFAVPTFTENNDGPLLYVSFGSLGAGDVELLKRIIATLGKTRYRALVNVGGYKDQYTDAPGNVIVESWFPQPSVIPQVDAVIHHGGNNSFTECLYFGKPAIIMPYVWDGHDNATRVEETGHGFGMPRYDWSDAELVAKIETCLTDPQMKAKLAKTSAQMHAQNGPEKAAGLLEALL comes from the coding sequence ATGGCGCAGAAGACGATCGCGTTTTTCCCGGAAGCAGCCTACGGCCCGGCGCTCAACTCCGTCGGCATCGCGCAAGCCGTCGAGGCGCGCGGCCACAAGGCCGTGTTCCTGTCCGATCCCGGCTTCGTCGAGGTTTATAGAGGCTACGGCTTCGAGGCGCATCCGGTGAACCTCTCCGAACCGATGCCGCCCGAGCAGATGGCGAAATTCTGGGAGGATTTCATCAACGGCCACATCCCGAATTTCCGCAAGTCGCCCTACGACCAGGTCGACAATTACGTGAAGGATTGCTGGACCGCGATCGTCGACAGCGCCAAATGGGCGCAGAAGGACCTGCCGGGCGTGCTGGCCGCCATCAAGCCCGACGTGATCTGCGTCGACAATGTCATCCTGTTTCCGGCCATCAAGCAGTTCGGCAAGCCATGGGTGCGCGTCATCTCCTGCTCGGAAAACGAGATCGAGGACGAGGACATCCCGCCGCATCTCTCCGGCTGCGGCGAGAACGACCATGCCGGGCACCAGCGCTACCGCGACCATTTCAACGCGGTGATCAAGCCGATCCATGACGACTTCAACGCCTTCCTGAAGGCCAACAACGAGGCGCCCTACCCGGTCGGCCAGTTCTTCGAGGCGTCGCCCTATCTCAATCTGCTGCTCTACCCTGAAGCGGCAAAGTTCAAGCGCCGCCATCCGCTCGCCCCCCGACAATTCCAGTATCTCGAAGGCTGCGTGCGGCAGGAGAAGCCTTTTGCGGTACCCACCTTCACTGAGAATAATGACGGCCCGCTGCTCTACGTCTCCTTCGGCAGCCTCGGCGCCGGCGATGTCGAGCTGTTGAAGCGCATCATCGCCACTCTGGGCAAGACGCGCTACCGCGCGCTGGTCAATGTCGGCGGCTACAAGGACCAGTATACGGACGCGCCCGGCAACGTCATCGTCGAGAGCTGGTTCCCGCAGCCTTCGGTCATCCCGCAGGTCGATGCCGTCATCCACCATGGCGGCAACAACTCGTTCACCGAGTGCCTGTATTTCGGCAAGCCCGCCATCATCATGCCCTATGTCTGGGACGGCCACGACAACGCCACCCGCGTCGAGGAAACCGGCCATGGCTTTGGCATGCCGCGCTATGACTGGAGCGATGCCGAGCTGGTCGCCAAGATCGAGACCTGCCTGACCGATCCCCAGATGAAGGCGAAGCTGGCGAAGACATCGGCGCAGATGCACGCGCAGAACGGGCCTGAGAAGGCAGCGGGTTTGCTGGAGGCGCTGCTGTGA